The following coding sequences are from one Ornithodoros turicata isolate Travis chromosome 1, ASM3712646v1, whole genome shotgun sequence window:
- the LOC135376170 gene encoding uncharacterized protein LOC135376170, whose translation MTALLTDHLIHTSNHSEAVNETSMDQYQGALLTTVQLDIKQGRPYMVLLLKEHEDVRWITVNAHEERIAKRDVVAKYSPLADHRQYVYDEGDVKSSGRTVGKLPRVLQRVGMKLKALRRSLGFQKPMVTRILSADSLTVVHGRVNLHKQTSAGDDSHSQAHGLLADGGGPQGTFDAYRGNLTRDGVIPHFLTDAPNQLINVNYGYGRKIRMGNFFVAQRLWLEPLNVSFPMEEGNLYTLLLTDITFMFWQYWLVVNIVTEDVYSGDELILYSGPFPTSGRPHTLVFLLYSQGTRVIDIAQFKTETGYDLATRDPRVFAQEWNLGEPIAINYFLTDAVRDDVRAMLINHSEDKKRKKGRKKF comes from the exons ATGACTGCTCTGCTTACAGACCATCTCATCCACACATCGAACCATAGCGAAGCCGTTAATGAGACTAGCATGGACCAATATCAAGGAGCGCTGTTAACCACCGTGCAGCTGGACATCAAGCAGGGACGTCCGTACATGGTCCTTCTCCTCAAAGAGCATGAAGACGTCCGGTGGATCACCGTCAACGCGCACGAGGAAAGGATAGCCAAACGTGACGTCGTCGCCAAGTACTCTCCTCTTGCCGACCATCGTCAATACGTCTACGATGAGGGCGACGTTAAGTCCTCCGGACGGACTGTTGGTAAACTGCCGCGCGTCTTGCAAAGAGTTGGAATGAAGTTGAAGGCGTTGCGAAGAAGCCTTGGCTTTCAAAAACCTATGGTGACAAGAATATTATCTGCAGATTCCCTGACGGTTGTACACGGAAGGGTGAACCTGCACAAACAAACCTCCGCGGGCGATGAC AGCCACTCCCAAGCACATGGCCTGCTCGCGGACGGCGGCGGACCCCAAGGTACCTTCGACGCTTACAGAGGAAACCTAACAAGGGACGGTGTCATACCCCACTTTTTGACCGACGCACCGAACCAACTAATCAACGTCAACTACGGCTACGGCCGCAAAATCCGAATGGGCAATTTTTTCGTAGCTCAACGACTCTGGCTGGAACCCTTGAACGTTTCTTTCCCCATGGAAGAAGGGAACCTGTACACGCTCCTTCTTACGGACATCACATTCATGTTCTGGCAGTATTGGCTGGTGGTGAACATCGTCACCGAGGACGTGTACTCTGGCGACGAACTGATCCTCTACAGCGGTCCCTTTCCAACCTCTGGACGTCCACACACTCTGGTCTTCCTCCTCTACTCTCAGGGCACTCGAGTCATCGACATTGCACAGTTCAAGACGGAAACGGGCTACGACCTGGCCACCAGAGACCCCAGAGTGTTTGCGCAAGAGTGGAATCTGGGCGAACCAATCGCGATCAATTATTTCTTGACGGACGCCGTGCGGGATGACGTCAGGGCAATGTTGATAAACCACAGCGAAGATAAGAAGAGGAAAAAAGGCAGGAAGAAATTTTGA